The proteins below are encoded in one region of Anaerolineales bacterium:
- the gyrB gene encoding DNA topoisomerase (ATP-hydrolyzing) subunit B, protein MDTRDTTDFKVPASNSRLIGKYLEDRVADQKLPVSYEAKDIQVLEGLEAVRRRPGMYVGGTDIKALHHLVYEVVDNSIDEALAGVCDRIQVIINPDSSVTVIDNGRGIPVDMHPTMKKSALEVVMTVLHAGGKFGGGSYKVSGGLHGVGVSAVNALSEWCEVEVRRDGKRYFQRYERGYPTGPISEIGKSSPKETGTKTTFKFDPDIFKGDLDYRFDTLSQRFREMAFVTRGVTIYFKDARVGHEMTFYFEGGITSFVRYLNRNRDVLHPVVHAEKEIEGITIDAAIQYTESYAESVYSFANTINTIDGGTHLTGLRAAVTRTINDYARRNGLLKDADPNFTGDDTREGLTAIISIKHPDPQFESQTKVKLMNPEAQTLTQQVVGDRFSTFLEENPSAGKAIVQKCLTSARARDAAKKARDLVIRKSALESLTLPGKLADCSERDPEKTELYLVEGESAGGSAKQGRDRHFQAVLPLRGKILNTERARLDKILANNEVKALISALGTGIGDNFDISGLRYGRVIVMTDADVDGSHIRTLLLTFFFRFMPTLIEEGHLYIAQPPLYRIAYKNQVKFAYVDAQKDAIMKELGVSADRISLQRYKGLGEMNPEQLWDTTMDPTVRTLLLVTIDDAAEADRTFDMLMGSAVPPRRRFIQTHARDVKNLDI, encoded by the coding sequence ATGGACACAAGGGACACTACGGATTTTAAAGTCCCGGCAAGCAACTCTCGTTTAATCGGAAAATACCTGGAGGATCGTGTGGCTGACCAGAAATTACCTGTTTCATATGAAGCAAAGGATATCCAGGTATTGGAAGGGCTTGAAGCAGTCCGCCGGCGGCCTGGCATGTATGTTGGCGGGACGGATATTAAAGCCCTCCACCACCTGGTTTACGAGGTAGTTGATAATTCCATTGATGAAGCACTCGCGGGAGTCTGTGATCGGATCCAGGTGATCATCAATCCAGACAGCAGCGTGACCGTTATTGACAATGGACGCGGTATCCCAGTGGATATGCATCCAACGATGAAGAAATCGGCGCTAGAAGTGGTCATGACCGTGCTGCATGCCGGGGGAAAATTCGGTGGTGGGAGTTATAAAGTTTCCGGTGGCCTTCATGGGGTAGGTGTGTCGGCTGTCAATGCCCTGTCGGAGTGGTGCGAAGTTGAAGTGCGGCGGGATGGCAAGCGGTATTTTCAACGTTATGAACGAGGCTACCCGACTGGTCCGATCTCAGAAATTGGGAAATCGTCTCCGAAAGAAACTGGCACAAAGACAACTTTTAAATTCGACCCAGATATTTTTAAGGGTGACCTGGATTACCGGTTTGACACACTTTCTCAAAGATTCCGAGAGATGGCTTTTGTCACCCGGGGTGTGACGATCTACTTCAAAGACGCACGGGTAGGCCATGAAATGACCTTCTATTTTGAAGGCGGCATCACTTCATTCGTCAGGTATTTAAACCGCAATCGTGATGTCCTGCACCCGGTGGTACATGCGGAGAAAGAGATCGAGGGGATCACCATTGATGCGGCAATCCAGTACACCGAGTCTTATGCGGAGTCGGTCTATTCATTTGCCAACACGATCAACACCATCGATGGCGGCACGCACCTGACCGGTTTACGCGCTGCGGTCACCCGTACAATAAACGATTATGCTCGCCGCAACGGGTTACTCAAAGATGCGGATCCAAATTTCACTGGGGATGATACGCGGGAAGGCCTGACTGCGATCATCAGTATCAAGCATCCTGATCCGCAATTTGAGAGCCAAACGAAAGTGAAATTAATGAACCCTGAAGCCCAGACCCTCACCCAGCAGGTAGTTGGCGACAGGTTCAGTACGTTTCTGGAGGAAAACCCATCAGCAGGAAAGGCGATTGTCCAGAAGTGCCTAACCTCTGCCCGGGCGCGGGATGCCGCCAAAAAGGCACGCGACCTGGTTATCCGTAAATCTGCTCTGGAGAGTTTGACCCTACCTGGGAAACTTGCTGACTGTTCGGAGAGGGATCCGGAAAAGACTGAGTTGTATCTGGTCGAAGGTGAATCGGCAGGTGGATCAGCCAAGCAAGGGCGTGACCGGCATTTTCAGGCGGTTCTGCCATTGCGTGGCAAGATCTTGAACACTGAACGGGCCCGACTGGATAAAATCCTGGCGAACAATGAAGTGAAAGCGCTGATTTCTGCCCTGGGTACTGGAATCGGTGATAATTTTGATATCTCTGGATTACGCTATGGTCGCGTGATCGTGATGACCGATGCTGATGTGGATGGCAGCCATATCCGAACTCTATTACTGACATTTTTCTTTCGTTTTATGCCAACTTTAATTGAAGAAGGGCACCTTTATATTGCGCAACCACCTTTGTATAGGATCGCATATAAAAATCAGGTAAAGTTTGCGTACGTTGACGCACAAAAAGATGCGATTATGAAAGAACTAGGGGTCTCAGCTGACCGGATCTCCCTCCAGAGATATAAGGGCTTGGGTGAAATGAACCCTGAACAGCTTTGGGATACAACCATGGATCCTACGGTCCGCACGTTGTTGCTGGTTACCATCGATGACGCAGCGGAAGCAGACCGTACATTTGATATGCTGATGGGCTCGGCGGTTCCCCCACGCCGCAGGTT